The window CGAAATATCTCCTCAAATGAAGAGCATGACAGGATTTGGGTCCGCCGAGGCAAACGTGAACGGGCGGAAGATCAAGGTGGAAATCACGTCGATCAACAGCCGGAAAGGCGCCGACCTTGCCATCAACCTGCCGCGCGAGCTCGCTGCGCTGGAATCGTCCGTGCGCGAGCATATTCAAAAGCATGTGAGCCGCGGGCGCGTGACGGTTTCTGTTTTTCTCAAAGCCAACGAGGCCGGGGAGAGAAAGCTGCGCATCAACCGGAAAAAACTGCGCGCGTATGATAGGGAGTTGAAGTCGATTGCCTCGGAAATCGGCCATGCCGGCTGCGTCAGCCTGGAGTATTTGCTTAATTTACCGGGCGTGCTGGATGATGAGAAGCACGAGGGCCAGGACGAAAAGTTCAATGCCAAGGTGCTGCAGGTGCTGGAGAAGGCTGTGGACGGCTTTCAGAAGTCGCGCATGCGCGAGGGGCATTTTCTTTGCCGTGAACTGGCGGGCCAGATGACCCGGCTCGACGCCTCGGTTGCGCGTGTCGAGGCGCGCAGGGAGGATATTCTGCTGCGCTACCGCCAGAACCTGCAAAAGCGGCTTGAGGAATCGGGCCTTCAGGTGGCTTTGGACGATGAGCGGTTGTTGAAGGAGATCGTCATATTTTCAGACCGCTGTGACACGACGGAAGAGCTTACGCGGCTGCGTGCGCATTTTGCGGAGGCGCGGAGGTTGCTTAAAACCCCGGAAGCCATCGGCCGCAACCTGGATTTTTTGTTGCAGGAGATCAGCCGGGAGGTGAATACCATCGGCAGCAAGGCAAACGATCTTGAGGTTTCCCGAAGGGTGGTGGAGTTGAAGACCGAGCTCGAAAAAATCCGTGAACAGGTGCAGAATCTGGAATAACTGCTCTCATGAATCCGGAAACCAACCCTACACGCCGCGGCATCATTTTTGTTGTTTCCGCACCCTCCGGCACCGGCAAATCCACGCTCTGCCAGAATTTACGGAAGACGCCGGACTTTGTTTTTTCCGTTTCCTGCACGACGCGCAAGCCCCGCCCGGGGGAAAGCGACGGTGTGGATTATTATTTTCTGGCGGACGACGAATTTCAGTCGCGCGTGGCGCGGGGTGACTTTTTGGAATGGGCGGTGGTGCATGGAAATCGTTACGGGACCCCGAAAGACAAGGTTCTGGACCTGGTCGGGAAGGGGACGGACGTGCTGTTGGACATCGATGTGGAGGGTGCGAGTAAAATCCGGGCCATTGCCGATCCCCGGGTGCAGGATGCGCTTGTGGATGTGTTTATCATGCCGCCGGATTCCCGGGAACTCGAACGACGCCTGCGCAAGCGCGGGACGGAGACCGAGGAACAAATCCAGGTGCGCCTGAAAAATGCGATTCGCGAGATGGGGATGTGGCGGGAATACAAATATACGGTGGTGAGTTCGACCATGGAGGAAGACCTGGCAAAATTCCGCGCCATCATGACAGCGGAACGTTCCCTCAGCAAACGATCGGAACATAAGGCATAACATGAGCAAATCGAAACGGATGATTCTTGGCATTACGGGATCGATCGCGGCGTACAAAGCGGCCGACATTGCGAGTTTATTGACGCAGAAGGGAGTGCTGGTGGATGTGGTCATCACGCAGGATGCGCAGCGTTTTATCAGCGCGATGACCCTGAGCGCCCTTACGCACCGCGCCGTGACTACGAATCTTTGGGACGAAGAGCAGCTCGGGCGCCCGACGCACATCGAGCTGGCGGATGCGGCCGACCTGGTGCTGGTGGCTCCCGCCACGGCCAATGTCCTGGCGAAGATGGCCCACGGGTTGGCCGACGATGCCTTGTCCGCGATTTTACTGGCAACCCCCGCCCCTGTGCTTGTGGCCCCGGCCATGAACGGGAAAATGTGGAAACATCCCGCCACGCAAAGCAACATGGAGTTGCTGAAAAGCCGGGGGGTACAGTGTATCGGCCCGGCCGAGGGGCTTCTTGCCTGCGGTTATGAGGGGTTGGGGCGGTTGAGCCCGGTTGAGGACATTGTTTCCGAGGCGCTGCGTCGGCTCTCCTCTTAAAGCGAAGCGTTTTGGAGTGCGCAGACATGTCTGCGCTTTGGTAA of the Candidatus Methylacidiphilales bacterium genome contains:
- a CDS encoding YicC family protein; this encodes MKSMTGFGSAEANVNGRKIKVEITSINSRKGADLAINLPRELAALESSVREHIQKHVSRGRVTVSVFLKANEAGERKLRINRKKLRAYDRELKSIASEIGHAGCVSLEYLLNLPGVLDDEKHEGQDEKFNAKVLQVLEKAVDGFQKSRMREGHFLCRELAGQMTRLDASVARVEARREDILLRYRQNLQKRLEESGLQVALDDERLLKEIVIFSDRCDTTEELTRLRAHFAEARRLLKTPEAIGRNLDFLLQEISREVNTIGSKANDLEVSRRVVELKTELEKIREQVQNLE
- the gmk gene encoding guanylate kinase, producing MNPETNPTRRGIIFVVSAPSGTGKSTLCQNLRKTPDFVFSVSCTTRKPRPGESDGVDYYFLADDEFQSRVARGDFLEWAVVHGNRYGTPKDKVLDLVGKGTDVLLDIDVEGASKIRAIADPRVQDALVDVFIMPPDSRELERRLRKRGTETEEQIQVRLKNAIREMGMWREYKYTVVSSTMEEDLAKFRAIMTAERSLSKRSEHKA
- a CDS encoding flavoprotein yields the protein MSKSKRMILGITGSIAAYKAADIASLLTQKGVLVDVVITQDAQRFISAMTLSALTHRAVTTNLWDEEQLGRPTHIELADAADLVLVAPATANVLAKMAHGLADDALSAILLATPAPVLVAPAMNGKMWKHPATQSNMELLKSRGVQCIGPAEGLLACGYEGLGRLSPVEDIVSEALRRLSS